From Aquila chrysaetos chrysaetos chromosome 3, bAquChr1.4, whole genome shotgun sequence, the proteins below share one genomic window:
- the IBA57 gene encoding putative transferase CAF17, mitochondrial isoform X2, with the protein MGWRLIAKKGANLSEIIPGSHIGNTEDYHRHRYKQGIPEGVKDLPPGVALPLESNLAYMNGISFTKGCYIGQELTARTYHMGVIRKRLLPVHFSTPLPKDSIPEGAEILTESGKSAGKFRAGGGELGIALLRLANINEPLCLNIAGDKVKLTASIPEWWPKPASK; encoded by the exons ATGGGCTGGAGACTGATTGCAAAGAAAGGAGCAAATCTATCGGAGATTATCCCTGGGAGTCATATTGGAAACACTGAGGATTACCACAGGCACAGGTATAAACAAG GAATTCCCGAAGGTGTGAAAGATCTCCCTCCTGGAGTAGCCCTCCCACTGGAATCAAACCTGGCCTACATGAATGGCATCAGCTTTACCAAAGGCTGTTACATTGGACAGGAGTTGACAGCCAGGACCTACCACATGGGTGTCATTCGCAAACGTCTGCTGCCAGTCCACTTTTCAACTCCTCTTCCCAAGGACAGCATTCCCGAGGGTGCTGAGATCTTAACCGAATCGGGAAAGTCGGCCGGCAAGTTCCGGGCTGGAGGAGGTGAACTTGGTATAGCTTTGCTGAGGTTAGCTAATATAAATGAACCACTCTGCCTAAATATAGCGGGTGATAAAGTGAAGCTCACTGCAAGTATACCCGAGTGGTGGCCAAAACCTGCTAGTAAATAA